The following coding sequences lie in one Salarias fasciatus chromosome 7 unlocalized genomic scaffold, fSalaFa1.1 super_scaffold_4, whole genome shotgun sequence genomic window:
- the LOC115383028 gene encoding alpha-synuclein-like: MESLKKGFNKAKEGVVLAAEKTKQGVTGAAELTKDGVIYVGAKTKDGVSTVAGKTVTGVTQVSGAVVNSVSAVAQKTVEGAGSIVAATGLVKKDPPKPGDDTSPEQTMAESPVDTDPADVTEEDSDD, from the exons ATGGAGTCTTTAAAAAAGGGTTTCAATAAAGCCAAGGAAGGAGTCGTGTTAGCGGCGGAGAAAACCAAGCAGGGAGTGACTGGAGCCGCCGAATTGACCAAAGACGGGGTGATTTATGTCG GTGCCAAAACAAAGGATGGAGTCTCAACAG TTGCAGGTAAAACCGTGACTGGAGTGACTCAGGTGAGCGGAGCTGTGGTGAACAGCGTGTCGGCCGTGGCCCAGAAAACCGTGGAGGGTGCCGGAAGCATTGTCGCTGCCACCGGATTGGTCAAGAAGGATCCACCCAAGCCA ggtGATGACACCTCACCAGAACAGACTATGGCGGAATCACCGGTCGACACCGACCCTGCTGATGTTACAGAG GAGGACTCTGATGACTGA